CGACCAACCGCAAGCTCGACGTACAAACCTGGACCACCGCCGAAGGCGCCAAGGTGCTGTTCGTCGAAGCCCATGAACTGCCGATGTTCGACGTGCGCATCCTGTTCGCCGCCGGTAGCAGCCAGGACGGCAACGTGCCGGGCCTGGCGCTGATGACCAACGCCATGCTCAACGAAGGCGTGCCGGGCAAGGATGTCAGCCAGATCGCCCGTGATTTCGAGGGCCTGGGCGCGGACTTTGGCAATGGCGCGTACCGCGACATGGCGCTGGTGTCCCTGCGTAGCCTCAGCGACAGCGATAAACGTGACGCCGCCCTGAGCCTGTTTGACCAGGTGATCGGCAAGCCAACCTTCCCCGCCGACTCCCTGGCGCGGATCAAGAACCAGATCCTCGCCGGCTTCGAGTACCAGAAGCAGAACCCCGGCAAGCTGGCGAGCCTTGAGTTGTTCAAGCGCCTGTACGGCGATCACCCTTACGCACACCCGAGCGAAGGCACGCCAGAGAGCGTTCCGAAGATTACCCTGGCGCAGTTGCAGGCATTCCATGCCAAGGCCTATGCGGCCGGCAACGCGGTGATCGCGGTGGTGGGTGACCTGACCCGCGCCGAGGCCGAAGCCATGACCGGCAAGATTTCCGCCTCGCTGCCTAAAGGCCCGGCCTTGCCGAAAATCGCCCAGCCGACCGAACCCAAGCCAGGCTTGAACCGCATCGAGTTCCCGTCCAAGCAGACGCACCTGTTGTTCGCCCAACTGGGCATCGACCGCGCCGACCCGGACTATGCGGCTTTGTCCCTGGGTAACCAGATCCTTGGCGGCGGTGGTTTCGGCACCCGCCTGATGAGCGAAGTGCGTGAAAAACGCGGCCTCACCTATGGCGTGTACTCCGGTTTCTCGCCCATGCAGGTGCGCGGCCCGTTCATGATCCAGCTGCAGACCCGCGCCGAAATGAGCGGCGGCACCCTGCGCCTGGTGGAAGACGTGGTGAAGGACTACCTCGACAACGGCCCGACGCAAAAAGAACTGGATGACGCCAAGCGTGAGCTGGCTGGCAGCTTCCCACTGTCCACCGCGAGCAACGCCGATATCGTCGGGCAGCTGGGTGCGATGGGTTTCTACAACCTGCCGCTGACCTATCTGGAAGATTTCATGAAACAATCCCAGGCCCTGACCGTAGAGCAGGTCAAGGCTGCCATGAACAAACACTTGAGCGCCGACAAGATGGTCATCGTGACCGCCGGCCCGACGATTGCGCAAAAGCCACTACCGCCCCCCACTGACAAACCCGCCGAGCAGCCGCTCGGGGTTCCGGAGCATTAATGGCCAGTTCATCTCGCCCGAAAAAACCTGTCCACAACGTGCATAACGGTGTGGGCCAGCTGCGCATCATTGGCGGCGAATGGCGCAGCCGCAAGCTGAGCTTCCCCGACGTGGTAGGCCTGCGCCCGACGCCGGACCGCGTGCGTGAAACCCTGTTCAACTGGCTCGCGCCGTACATCGCGGGCGCCAAGGTGCTGGACCCGTTTGCTGGCAGTGGCGCGTTGTTCCTGGAGTCGCTGTCCCGTGGCGCCGCCCAGGCTCAGGCGCTGGATGCGAGCAATATTGCAGTCTCCAGCCTCAAGGAACACCTGGGCACCCTGCGCTGCACCAATGGCCAGGTGCAAACCGCCGACGCGCTGCGGTACTTGGAAACCCAGCCAGCCAGCCCGTTCGACGTGGTATTCCTCGACCCGCCGTTCAACCAGAACCTGCTGCCGACCGTGTGCACGCTGCTGGAAGAACGTCAGTGGCTGGCGCCGGACGCATGGATCTACACTGAAAGCGAGACCGCGCCTTCGACCCTGGGCCTGCCGGCAAGCTGGCGCCTGCATCGGGAGCAGAAGTCCGGACGGGTGTATTACGCACTGTGGCATCGCAGCGTCGCTTGACCTCCGTTTATGGCAGCAGGGCTTGTGTTGTGGTGATCGGGCTTTTTGTGGTGAGCAGGCTTGTTGTGGTGAGCGGGCTTGCCCCGCGTTGGGCTGCGAAGCGGCCCCAAAACCAGCAACGATGTTCTAACTGAACATTCGCGGCGTTATTGATGGGGCCGCTACGCAGCCCAACGCGGGGCAAGCCCGCTCGCCACAGAGATTTGCATGAACCTTTGCGCTAATACCTTCACCCCCGCCTTCGGCCTCGGCAACCCCCACCTGCAAACACTGTGGGGGCCGCTGTGGCGTCCCACCACCCACATCGACCGCCAACGCGAACGCCTGTGGCTGGACGACGGCGACTTCCTCGACCTCGACTGGCACGGCCCCCACGACGCGCAAGCGCCGTTGGTGCTGGTGCTGCACGGCCTGACTGGCTCATCCAACTCGCCTTACGTGGCCGGCCTGCAAAAAGCCCTGGCTGCGCAAGGCTGGGCCAGCGCCGCGTTGAACTGGCGTGGCTGCTCGGGCGAACCGAATCTGTTGGCGCGCAGCTATCACTCCGGTGCCAGCGAAGACCTCGCGGCAGCGATTGCGCACCTGCGCACCAAGCGGCCGTTGGCGCCGCTGTATGCCGTGGGTTATTCACTGGGCGGCAATGTGCTGCTCAAGCATCTGGGCGAAACCGGCGCGGCATCGGGGTTGCAAGGTGCGGCGGCGGTGTCGGTGCCGTTTCGCCTGGACCAATGTGCGGACCGCATCGGCCTGGGCTTTTCGCGGGTGTATCAGAAGCACTTCATGCGTGAAATGCTGGCGTATATCCGCGTCAAGCAGCGTCGCTTTCTGCAGGACGGCCAGGCAGATGGGCTCAAAACCCTGGAAGCCTTGGGCTCACTGGAAAAGATGCGTACGTTCTGGGATTTCGACGGTCGGGTCACCGCACCGCTCCACGGGTTTCTGAGTGCCGAGGACTATTACCGCCGTGCGTCGAGCCGCTATTACCTGAGCGATATCCGCACGCCCACCTTGATCATCCAGGCCGCCGATGACCCGTTTGTGTTCGCCCATAGCCTGCCCGAGGCGAGTGAATTATCGGCGTGCACGGAGTTTGAGCTGCTGGCCAAGGGGGGGCATGTCGGCTTTGTCGATGGCACCCTCAAGCGCCCCGGTTATTACCTGGAGCGCCGTATTCCCGCCTGGTTGCTCAGTCGCCGGTAGCGATTGCCCGCGCTGGATCAGTAATCCACTCGCTCCATGACCCCGCATACAACTTGCCCAACGGATAACCCGCCAGGCTCAGGGCGAACAGGTTGTGGCACGCCGTCACGCCGGAACCGCAATACGCCACCAGTTCATCCGGCGAGCGACCTTGCAGTTGCGCGGCGAAGCGCTGCTTGAGCTGTTCAGCCGGCAGGAAGCGGCCGTCCGCGCCCAGGTTTTCGTTGAAGGCCGCACATTGCGCGCCTGGGATGTGCCCGGCGATCGGGTCAATCGGCTCCACTTCGCCACGAAAGCGTGGTTGAGCGCGGGCATCGATCAGCGTCAATCCCGGCTGGCCCAGACGTTTTTGCAGGTGTTCGGCGTCCAGCAACAAGCGGTTGTCCGGCATACCAGCGAACGTCCCAGGCTCAACCAGCGGCGCGTCCAGGCTCAGCGGGAAACCTGCGGCGTGCCAGACCTTGAGGCCGCCATCCAGGATAAACACGCCATCGCGCTTGCCCAGCCAGGCCAGCAGCCACCAGGCGCGAGCGGCATAAGCGCCGGGGCCGTCGTCGTACAGCACGATTTCGGTATCTGCGCTGATGCCCCACGCCCGCAATTGTTGAACCAAGGTGTCCGCCGCTGGCAATGGGTGACGACCGGTGACGCCCTTGGTCACCGGGCCACTGAGGTGTCGCTCCAAGTCGGCGTATTGCGCGCCTTCGATATGCCCTTCGGCATAGCTGCAACGCCCGTAGTCCGGGTCTTCCAAGGCAAAACGGCAATCCAGGATCACCACCCCGCCGGCCTTCTGGCGCTCGGCCAGTTGCTGGGGGCTGATCAGTTGGGCAAGCGGCATGACGGACTCCTAGTGAACAGATTCGGGAAAGGTCCTACTTCACTTCTTCCAATGCCTGATTCAACGGCACGTAAAACTCTTTGAACAATGCATCCACGGCGTCTTTGGCTTGAGGGGTGACAAACCCGGCCTCCAGCACCAGCACCTGATACACCCCACGCTTGATCGCCTCGGCGCTCAAATGGGCAGAGTTTTCATTGGTGGTGCACAAGAAACGCACCCAGGAGGTGAGGATGATCCAGGCGTTGAGGGTCAGGGCTTCGGTTTGCACCGGGTCCATATTGAGGATGCCGGCGTCGACGAACCCTTGGTAAATAGCCCCGCCCTGGGTCAGGCAGCGCTGGGAAAAGCGCCGATAGCCGGTCGCCAGTTCCGGATCGCTTTCCAACAAGTGTTCGAGGTCGCGGTGCAGGAAACGGTAGCGCCACATGCCAGCCAGCACGGCCTGCAGGTAGAAACGTTTGTCTTCGACAGTAACGGCACGGCCTTGGGGCGGGCGCAGGAAACTGTCCACCAGCGCTTCATATTCGCGAAACAGCACGGCGATGATCGCCTGCTTGTTGGGGAAGTGGTAGTACAGGTTGCCCGGCGAAATTTCCATATGGGCGGCGATGTGGTTGGTGCTCACACTGCGTTCGCCCTGCTGGTTAAAAAGCTCCAGGCTAGTTTGCACAATGCGCTCGCTGGTCTTTACTCGTGGTGCCATAGGGGATCAGCTTCTGTACACGTGATGGAGCATCTTACGGCCTAATCTTGCGAGGATAAATCCGCATCTGCGTAATGATATTTGACAATTTAGAGCAATGACTCTAAAAATCCAGGCAGACCTATAACAATCGGGAACGCCGCCATGTCTGCCAACGTTGCCTATCTGCAAGATTCCCAGGTGCTGGACCAGCTCCAAGAGCTGTTCGACACCCAGCGCCGTGCCTACGCCGCCAACCCGATGCCGCCGGCCGCACAACGCCAGCAATGGCTCAAGGCCCTGCGCGACCTGCTCAGCGACGAGCGCCAGGCGCTGATCAACGCTATCAGCCAGGACTTCAGCCACCGCAGTGCGGACGAAACCCTGTTCGCCGAGCTGATGCCCAGCCTGCACGGCATTCACTACACCAGCAAACACCTCAAGGGTTGGATGAAACCTTCCCGTCGCGCCGTAGGCATTGCCTTCCAGCCCGCGTCAGCCAAAGTCATCTATCAACCCCTGGGTGTGGTGGGCGTGATCGTGCCCTGGAACTACCCGTTGTACCTGGCCATCGGACCGCTGGTCGGCGCATTGGCGGCGGGTAACCGGGTGATGCTCAAGCTCAGCGAGTCGACACCCGCTACCGGCGAGTTGCTCAAGGCGCTGCTGGCGAAGATCTTCCCGGAAGACCTGGTGTGCGTGGTGTTGGGTGAAGCCGAAGTCGGCATGGCGTTCTCCAAGCTGCCCTTCGACCACCTGCTGTTTACCGGCGCCACCAGCATTGGCAAGCATGTGATGCGTGCAGCCGCCGAACACCTCACGCCGGTCACCCTGGAATTAGGTGGCAAGTCGCCCGCCATTGTGTCCGCCGATGTACCGCTCAAGGACGCCGCCGAACGCATCGCCTTCGGCAAAGCGCTGAACGCGGGGCAAACCTGCGTGGCCCCAGACTACGTGTTGGTGCCGGAAGATCGCGTCGAGGGTTTCGTCGAGGCCTACACCCAGGCCGTTCGCGGGTTCTATCCGACCCTGGTCGACAACCCGGACTACACGGCGATCATCAACGAACGACAACTGGCCCGGCTCAATGCCTACGTCAAGGACGCCACCGACAAAGGCGCCACCTTGATTCCGCTGTACGACCAA
The genomic region above belongs to Pseudomonas azotoformans and contains:
- a CDS encoding M16 family metallopeptidase → MSDRKSSRLIFPGLIVVTLIAASAVYFLRPSDSVASPALEKAQSSNKLQSLAELDDKAPTNRKLDVQTWTTAEGAKVLFVEAHELPMFDVRILFAAGSSQDGNVPGLALMTNAMLNEGVPGKDVSQIARDFEGLGADFGNGAYRDMALVSLRSLSDSDKRDAALSLFDQVIGKPTFPADSLARIKNQILAGFEYQKQNPGKLASLELFKRLYGDHPYAHPSEGTPESVPKITLAQLQAFHAKAYAAGNAVIAVVGDLTRAEAEAMTGKISASLPKGPALPKIAQPTEPKPGLNRIEFPSKQTHLLFAQLGIDRADPDYAALSLGNQILGGGGFGTRLMSEVREKRGLTYGVYSGFSPMQVRGPFMIQLQTRAEMSGGTLRLVEDVVKDYLDNGPTQKELDDAKRELAGSFPLSTASNADIVGQLGAMGFYNLPLTYLEDFMKQSQALTVEQVKAAMNKHLSADKMVIVTAGPTIAQKPLPPPTDKPAEQPLGVPEH
- the rsmD gene encoding 16S rRNA (guanine(966)-N(2))-methyltransferase RsmD is translated as MASSSRPKKPVHNVHNGVGQLRIIGGEWRSRKLSFPDVVGLRPTPDRVRETLFNWLAPYIAGAKVLDPFAGSGALFLESLSRGAAQAQALDASNIAVSSLKEHLGTLRCTNGQVQTADALRYLETQPASPFDVVFLDPPFNQNLLPTVCTLLEERQWLAPDAWIYTESETAPSTLGLPASWRLHREQKSGRVYYALWHRSVA
- a CDS encoding hydrolase: MNLCANTFTPAFGLGNPHLQTLWGPLWRPTTHIDRQRERLWLDDGDFLDLDWHGPHDAQAPLVLVLHGLTGSSNSPYVAGLQKALAAQGWASAALNWRGCSGEPNLLARSYHSGASEDLAAAIAHLRTKRPLAPLYAVGYSLGGNVLLKHLGETGAASGLQGAAAVSVPFRLDQCADRIGLGFSRVYQKHFMREMLAYIRVKQRRFLQDGQADGLKTLEALGSLEKMRTFWDFDGRVTAPLHGFLSAEDYYRRASSRYYLSDIRTPTLIIQAADDPFVFAHSLPEASELSACTEFELLAKGGHVGFVDGTLKRPGYYLERRIPAWLLSRR
- a CDS encoding sulfurtransferase, producing MPLAQLISPQQLAERQKAGGVVILDCRFALEDPDYGRCSYAEGHIEGAQYADLERHLSGPVTKGVTGRHPLPAADTLVQQLRAWGISADTEIVLYDDGPGAYAARAWWLLAWLGKRDGVFILDGGLKVWHAAGFPLSLDAPLVEPGTFAGMPDNRLLLDAEHLQKRLGQPGLTLIDARAQPRFRGEVEPIDPIAGHIPGAQCAAFNENLGADGRFLPAEQLKQRFAAQLQGRSPDELVAYCGSGVTACHNLFALSLAGYPLGKLYAGSWSEWITDPARAIATGD
- a CDS encoding TetR/AcrR family transcriptional regulator; the encoded protein is MAPRVKTSERIVQTSLELFNQQGERSVSTNHIAAHMEISPGNLYYHFPNKQAIIAVLFREYEALVDSFLRPPQGRAVTVEDKRFYLQAVLAGMWRYRFLHRDLEHLLESDPELATGYRRFSQRCLTQGGAIYQGFVDAGILNMDPVQTEALTLNAWIILTSWVRFLCTTNENSAHLSAEAIKRGVYQVLVLEAGFVTPQAKDAVDALFKEFYVPLNQALEEVK
- a CDS encoding coniferyl aldehyde dehydrogenase, encoding MSANVAYLQDSQVLDQLQELFDTQRRAYAANPMPPAAQRQQWLKALRDLLSDERQALINAISQDFSHRSADETLFAELMPSLHGIHYTSKHLKGWMKPSRRAVGIAFQPASAKVIYQPLGVVGVIVPWNYPLYLAIGPLVGALAAGNRVMLKLSESTPATGELLKALLAKIFPEDLVCVVLGEAEVGMAFSKLPFDHLLFTGATSIGKHVMRAAAEHLTPVTLELGGKSPAIVSADVPLKDAAERIAFGKALNAGQTCVAPDYVLVPEDRVEGFVEAYTQAVRGFYPTLVDNPDYTAIINERQLARLNAYVKDATDKGATLIPLYDQGQARRMAHSLLLNVSDDMTVMQDEIFGPVLPIVPYRGIDQAFAYINQRPRPLALYYFGYNKGEQDRVLHETHSGGVCLNDTLLHVAQDDMPFGGIGPSGMGHYHGHEGFLTFSKAKGVLVKQRLNAAKLIYPPYGKSIQKLIQKLFVR